In Xanthomonas sp. SI, the following are encoded in one genomic region:
- a CDS encoding aspartate-semialdehyde dehydrogenase, with amino-acid sequence MSNESRRFNVAVVGATGAVGETMLNILAERDFPIATLYPLASERSAGGQVEFKGQKVTVLDLASFDPTGVDIALFSAGGGISKEYAPKFAAAGAVVIDNSSAFRYDDDVPLVVSEVNPEALKQRPRGIVANPNCSTMQMLVALAPLHREYNIERINVATYQSVSGGGRSALEELGKQTGQLLNFQAIDPQRFPVQIAFNLIPHIDDFLENGFTKEEMKLVWETRKILGDDNIQVNPTAVRVPVFYGHSEAVAIETTRKVSAEQARALLAASPGVEVVDERKAGGYPTPVTHASGNDAVYVGRIREDISHPRGLNLWIVSDNIRKGAALNAVQLAELVAQEG; translated from the coding sequence ATGAGCAACGAATCCCGTCGTTTCAACGTCGCCGTCGTCGGCGCCACCGGCGCTGTCGGCGAAACCATGCTGAACATCCTCGCCGAGCGCGACTTCCCTATCGCCACCCTGTACCCGCTGGCCTCCGAGCGCTCGGCCGGCGGCCAGGTCGAGTTCAAGGGCCAGAAGGTCACCGTGCTAGACCTGGCCAGCTTCGACCCGACCGGCGTGGACATCGCGCTGTTCTCCGCCGGCGGCGGCATCTCCAAGGAATACGCGCCGAAGTTCGCCGCCGCCGGCGCGGTGGTGATCGACAACTCCTCGGCATTCCGCTACGACGACGACGTGCCGCTGGTGGTGTCGGAAGTGAACCCGGAAGCGCTGAAGCAGCGTCCGCGCGGCATCGTCGCCAACCCCAACTGCTCGACCATGCAGATGTTGGTGGCGCTGGCGCCGCTGCACCGCGAGTACAACATCGAGCGCATCAACGTGGCCACCTACCAGTCGGTGTCCGGCGGCGGCCGTTCGGCATTGGAAGAACTGGGCAAGCAGACCGGCCAGTTGCTCAACTTCCAGGCGATCGACCCGCAGCGCTTCCCGGTGCAGATCGCCTTCAACCTGATCCCGCACATCGACGATTTCCTGGAGAACGGCTTCACCAAGGAAGAGATGAAGCTGGTCTGGGAAACGCGCAAGATCCTCGGCGACGACAACATCCAGGTGAACCCGACCGCGGTGCGCGTGCCGGTGTTCTACGGCCACTCCGAAGCGGTGGCGATCGAGACCACGCGCAAGGTCAGCGCCGAGCAGGCGCGCGCGCTGCTGGCCGCGTCGCCGGGCGTGGAAGTGGTCGACGAGCGCAAGGCCGGCGGCTATCCGACTCCGGTCACCCACGCCTCCGGCAACGACGCGGTCTACGTCGGCCGCATCCGCGAAGACATCTCGCATCCGCGCGGCCTCAACCTGTGGATCGTCTCCGACAACATCCGCAAGGGCGCCGCACTCAACGCGGTGCAACTGGCCGAGCTGGTGGCGCAGGAAGGCTGA
- the prmB gene encoding 50S ribosomal protein L3 N(5)-glutamine methyltransferase — translation MTADAAAELHTIIDLIRYGTSRFNAAELSFGHSYDNALDEATQLVLHALHLPHDLGPAYGGARVTTPEKAQVLALFERRIAERIPAAYLTGEAWFAGLSFKSDARALVPRSPIAELIEAGFEPWLAGREVSRALDLCTGSGCIAIAMGHYNPNWQVDAVDISDDALALAAENKARLLADNVELVKSDLFAGLGGRRYELIVTNPPYVTHAETDALPPEYAHEPELGLRAGDDGLDLALKILRDAPAHLSEDGLLICEVGESERALVQLLPEVDFAWVEFKVGQMGIFAVEASELVAHHARIADLAASR, via the coding sequence ATGACTGCCGACGCGGCCGCCGAACTCCACACGATCATCGACCTGATCCGCTACGGCACCAGCCGTTTCAATGCCGCCGAACTGAGCTTCGGCCACAGCTACGACAACGCCCTGGACGAAGCCACGCAACTGGTGCTGCACGCGCTGCACCTGCCGCACGACCTGGGCCCGGCCTATGGCGGCGCGCGCGTCACCACGCCGGAAAAGGCGCAGGTGCTGGCGCTGTTCGAGCGCCGTATCGCCGAGCGCATCCCCGCCGCCTACCTGACCGGCGAAGCCTGGTTCGCCGGGCTCAGCTTCAAGAGCGATGCGCGCGCGCTGGTGCCGCGCTCGCCGATCGCCGAGCTGATCGAGGCCGGCTTCGAGCCGTGGCTGGCCGGGCGCGAAGTCAGCCGCGCGCTGGACCTGTGCACCGGTTCGGGCTGCATCGCCATCGCGATGGGCCACTACAACCCGAACTGGCAGGTGGACGCGGTCGACATCAGCGACGACGCGCTGGCCCTGGCCGCGGAGAACAAGGCGCGGCTGCTGGCCGACAACGTCGAGCTGGTCAAGTCGGACCTGTTCGCCGGGCTGGGCGGGCGCCGCTACGAGCTGATCGTGACCAATCCGCCCTACGTCACCCACGCCGAGACCGACGCGCTGCCGCCCGAATACGCGCACGAGCCGGAACTGGGCCTGCGCGCCGGCGACGATGGCCTGGACCTGGCGCTGAAGATCCTGCGCGACGCGCCGGCGCACCTCAGCGAGGACGGCCTGCTGATCTGCGAAGTCGGCGAATCCGAGCGCGCGCTGGTGCAGCTGCTGCCGGAAGTGGATTTCGCCTGGGTCGAGTTCAAGGTCGGGCAGATGGGCATCTTCGCGGTGGAAGCCAGCGAGCTGGTCGCGCACCACGCGCGCATCGCCGACCTGGCCGCGAGCCGGTGA
- a CDS encoding FimV/HubP family polar landmark protein: MLLLACSQAALALGLGDIRVLSKPGQPFLAEIPVISNEPGELENARVALASPATFARVGLERPDGLVGSLQFRFAQTNQGRAVIRVSSQMPVEVPSLSFLIEVDWGQGRLIREYSALLDAPNTAAAIDAPAIDAPAAAAPSDRIVRSEPLPAPATAPPAVVNSPPPALSAAPATPVRSAPAPTAAPGDALAPVQRGQTLSQIAGQLARSGGHSLDQTMVALLRANPDAFIRGNVNLLKQGAVLRTPRQEELASIDAAAATAIVREQAAQWRQARAPVPQPAQAQQADAPAPAAAKPAAATATAASGARLEIAPAVPAQRDNAGTKSGTGAGDEGDMVATQQLQQAREDLAARDAEVQELRSRVEQLEKLKAQQQQLIALKDSDLAAAQKRLAQSGQTQAQAQPAPATASSGWPLWLWGGLALLVLGIGALLLSRRRKPSPLPPLPRHGYDAAELAAAVPVVAHREVDAPDLPPLDEHEREVAEDAAAEDRAYQDHAFERELAGHAPRHDDVDADADAAPAAEHAQFALRPDAEVAPLTQAPLDADEPWRQPPSAPTPVAPVVAERQEPTWHQGDLSAAAESSVEPEPTYPPIGRERLELAVAYMDLGDNETARTLLTEVAAGGDPAARAEAQQLLARLS, translated from the coding sequence CTGCTGTTGCTGGCCTGCAGCCAGGCCGCGCTGGCGCTGGGACTGGGCGACATCCGCGTCCTGTCCAAACCCGGCCAGCCGTTCCTGGCCGAGATCCCGGTGATCTCCAACGAACCGGGCGAGCTGGAAAACGCACGCGTCGCGCTGGCCTCGCCGGCGACCTTCGCCCGGGTCGGGTTGGAGCGCCCGGACGGCCTGGTCGGCAGCCTGCAGTTCCGCTTCGCGCAGACCAACCAGGGCCGCGCGGTGATCCGCGTCAGCAGCCAGATGCCGGTGGAGGTGCCGTCGCTGAGCTTCCTGATCGAGGTCGATTGGGGCCAGGGCCGATTGATCCGCGAATATTCGGCCTTGCTCGACGCGCCCAACACCGCCGCGGCGATCGACGCGCCGGCGATCGATGCCCCGGCCGCCGCCGCGCCGTCCGACCGCATCGTCCGCAGCGAGCCGTTGCCGGCGCCGGCAACGGCGCCGCCAGCGGTCGTCAACAGCCCGCCGCCTGCGCTGTCGGCCGCGCCCGCCACGCCGGTCCGCAGTGCCCCGGCACCCACTGCGGCGCCGGGCGATGCGCTGGCGCCGGTGCAGCGCGGGCAGACCCTGTCACAGATCGCCGGGCAGCTGGCGCGCAGCGGCGGCCACTCGCTGGACCAGACCATGGTCGCGCTGCTGCGCGCCAACCCGGATGCGTTCATCCGCGGCAACGTCAACCTGCTCAAGCAGGGCGCAGTGTTGCGCACGCCGCGTCAGGAAGAACTGGCCAGCATCGATGCCGCTGCGGCCACCGCCATCGTCCGCGAACAGGCCGCGCAATGGCGCCAGGCGCGTGCGCCAGTGCCGCAGCCGGCACAGGCGCAGCAGGCCGATGCGCCTGCGCCGGCGGCCGCCAAACCCGCCGCCGCGACGGCCACGGCGGCGTCGGGCGCACGCCTGGAAATCGCGCCGGCGGTGCCGGCGCAGCGCGACAACGCAGGAACCAAGTCCGGCACCGGTGCCGGCGACGAGGGAGACATGGTGGCGACTCAACAATTGCAGCAGGCGCGCGAAGATCTCGCGGCACGCGATGCCGAGGTCCAGGAACTGCGCTCGCGGGTCGAACAGCTGGAAAAGCTCAAGGCCCAGCAGCAGCAACTGATCGCACTGAAGGACAGCGACCTGGCCGCGGCGCAGAAGCGCCTGGCGCAATCCGGGCAGACCCAGGCGCAGGCGCAACCCGCGCCGGCTACGGCCTCCAGCGGCTGGCCGCTGTGGCTGTGGGGCGGGCTGGCGCTGCTGGTGCTGGGCATCGGCGCGTTGTTGCTGTCGCGCCGACGCAAGCCTTCGCCGTTGCCGCCGCTGCCGCGGCACGGCTACGACGCGGCGGAACTGGCCGCGGCGGTGCCGGTGGTGGCGCATCGCGAGGTGGACGCGCCGGACCTGCCGCCGCTGGACGAACACGAGCGCGAGGTGGCCGAAGACGCGGCCGCCGAAGACCGGGCATACCAGGACCACGCATTCGAGCGCGAGCTTGCCGGGCATGCGCCGCGTCACGACGACGTCGATGCCGATGCCGACGCCGCGCCTGCCGCGGAGCATGCGCAGTTCGCGCTACGGCCCGATGCCGAGGTCGCACCGCTGACGCAGGCGCCGCTCGACGCCGACGAACCATGGCGGCAGCCGCCGTCGGCGCCGACGCCGGTCGCGCCGGTGGTGGCGGAACGCCAGGAGCCGACCTGGCACCAGGGCGATCTGTCTGCCGCCGCCGAATCGAGCGTCGAACCGGAGCCCACGTATCCGCCGATCGGCCGCGAGCGCCTGGAGCTGGCAGTGGCCTACATGGACCTGGGCGACAACGAAACCGCGCGCACTCTGCTGACCGAAGTGGCGGCCGGCGGCGATCCGGCGGCGCGTGCCGAAGCCCAGCAACTGCTGGCCCGCTTGAGCTGA
- the asd gene encoding archaetidylserine decarboxylase (Phosphatidylserine decarboxylase is synthesized as a single chain precursor. Generation of the pyruvoyl active site from a Ser is coupled to cleavage of a Gly-Ser bond between the larger (beta) and smaller (alpha chains). It is an integral membrane protein.), whose amino-acid sequence MSLLTTLTYVLPHRLLSSLARRLAYSSRPGLKQWLIDTVVRRFGVDLAEAAEPDPRAYPTFNAFFTRALKPGARVADPDPQALLMPADGRISQLGPIQDGRIFQAKGQSFTAAELLGDEAAAAPFANGLYATVYLSPRDYHRVHMPWTGTLRETVHVPGRLFSVGPDAVRNVPRLFARNERLVCHFDTEFGPMASVMVGALLVSGVETVWSGVEIPRYGDRITRKDWRGKGIVLERFAEMARFNYGSTVIVLLPPGVAQLDPALAAETAVRLGQALARRMQS is encoded by the coding sequence ATGAGCCTGCTGACCACGCTGACCTACGTGCTGCCGCACCGGCTGCTGTCCTCGCTGGCCCGGCGCCTGGCCTACTCGTCGCGGCCGGGGCTGAAGCAATGGCTGATCGACACCGTGGTGCGCCGCTTCGGGGTGGACCTGGCCGAGGCCGCCGAACCCGATCCGCGCGCCTACCCGACCTTCAATGCCTTCTTCACCCGCGCGCTGAAGCCTGGCGCGCGCGTCGCCGATCCGGACCCGCAGGCGCTGCTGATGCCGGCCGACGGCCGCATCAGCCAGCTCGGCCCGATCCAGGACGGGCGCATCTTCCAGGCCAAGGGCCAGTCGTTCACCGCTGCCGAGCTGCTCGGCGACGAGGCCGCGGCCGCGCCGTTTGCCAACGGCCTGTACGCCACCGTGTACCTGTCGCCGCGCGACTACCACCGTGTGCACATGCCCTGGACCGGCACCCTGCGCGAGACCGTGCACGTGCCGGGACGGCTGTTCAGCGTCGGCCCGGACGCCGTGCGCAACGTGCCGCGGCTGTTCGCGCGCAACGAGCGTCTGGTCTGCCATTTCGACACCGAGTTCGGGCCGATGGCCTCGGTGATGGTCGGCGCGCTGCTGGTCAGCGGCGTGGAAACGGTGTGGAGCGGCGTGGAAATCCCACGCTACGGCGACCGTATCACCCGCAAGGATTGGCGTGGCAAGGGCATCGTGCTGGAGCGGTTCGCGGAGATGGCCCGCTTCAACTACGGTTCGACCGTGATCGTGCTGTTGCCGCCGGGGGTGGCGCAGTTGGATCCGGCACTGGCGGCGGAAACCGCGGTCCGGCTCGGGCAGGCGCTCGCCAGGCGGATGCAAAGCTGA
- the truA gene encoding tRNA pseudouridine(38-40) synthase TruA, with translation MRYALGVEYDGSEFQGWQQLGESGGPSVQAALQAALSSVADTPVSVVCAGRTDAGVHGECQVVHFDCDAPRAPRGWMLGATARLPASVCVRWCVPAADDFHARFSARARRYRYRLLNRQVRPALYRQTLSWERRPLQAEAMHAAAQALLGEQDFSAFRSIQCQALHARRELQAIAVTRIGEVVEVQVQANAFLHHMVRNIVGSLIMVGTGEKPVSWIGELLAGRDRSVAGPTAPPQGLVFVGPLYPDIWKLPAEVTL, from the coding sequence ATGCGTTATGCGCTGGGCGTGGAATACGACGGCAGCGAGTTCCAGGGCTGGCAGCAGCTCGGCGAATCCGGCGGGCCGAGCGTGCAGGCGGCGCTGCAGGCGGCGCTGTCGTCGGTGGCCGATACGCCGGTGAGCGTGGTCTGCGCCGGTCGCACCGACGCCGGCGTGCACGGCGAATGCCAGGTCGTGCATTTCGATTGCGATGCGCCACGCGCGCCGCGCGGCTGGATGCTTGGCGCCACCGCGCGCTTGCCGGCGTCGGTGTGCGTGCGCTGGTGCGTGCCGGCCGCGGACGATTTCCATGCGCGCTTCTCGGCGCGCGCGCGGCGCTACCGCTACCGCCTGCTCAACCGCCAGGTACGCCCGGCGCTGTACCGGCAGACCCTGAGCTGGGAGCGGCGGCCGCTGCAGGCCGAGGCGATGCATGCCGCCGCGCAGGCGTTGCTGGGCGAGCAGGATTTCAGCGCGTTCCGCAGCATCCAGTGCCAGGCGCTGCATGCGCGGCGCGAGCTGCAGGCGATCGCGGTGACCCGAATCGGCGAGGTCGTCGAGGTCCAGGTCCAGGCCAATGCATTCCTTCATCACATGGTGCGCAATATCGTAGGCTCCTTAATCATGGTAGGAACGGGCGAGAAGCCGGTTTCCTGGATCGGCGAACTGCTTGCCGGGCGCGACCGCAGCGTCGCCGGCCCGACGGCGCCGCCGCAGGGACTGGTCTTCGTCGGTCCTCTCTACCCCGATATCTGGAAGCTACCGGCCGAGGTCACCCTATGA
- a CDS encoding transglycosylase SLT domain-containing protein, which produces MPLSFRITHGWPAVAALALACAAPSAHAERVSTRDKAAIAVLDQRLAAAEKRYNDAMVLVGNSDPKGTQESDAALEDIEDVVDACIKQRGCQVGTYLSAYKRLLKAKADAQGAATDADASDDDAMPLQADPDHISPLAANVPEAARAASLLNDQRHAFDAMVEYNPAVQAGIRRWLTDMRPSLMNSYENYQNLRAIMWPEWEKRGLPEALLFGIIAKESNGRVHANSRVGAAGLMQFMPATGRRFGLGPDGTGFDTRYDARSAAEASAVYINERMAELNRSIELSLAGYNGGEGRAARVYNQMQGRSFWDAQVYNQFPAETKDYVPMVIAAAWIFLHPQQYGVAFPKINAQPATLRLAKSTTIYELTICLGSDGTRDGYMRALRNLNPRYEPDGWIPAGVTINATTKIVGLYNRYCVSGPRADLARALITADVNAAIRSNTPVVADPTGNVAVGDVTPVAGVPTTIATGRPAPVKPKPKQVRSYRVAKGDTLGRIADRYSCDIKQLAKANGLRAPGYALKPGQSLKMTGCDK; this is translated from the coding sequence ATGCCCCTTTCGTTCCGTATCACCCATGGATGGCCCGCCGTGGCTGCCTTGGCGCTGGCTTGCGCCGCGCCTTCTGCCCACGCCGAACGCGTCTCCACACGCGACAAGGCCGCCATCGCCGTCCTCGACCAGCGCCTGGCGGCGGCCGAGAAACGCTACAACGACGCGATGGTGCTGGTCGGCAACAGCGACCCCAAGGGCACTCAGGAAAGCGACGCGGCGCTGGAGGACATCGAGGACGTGGTCGATGCCTGCATCAAGCAGCGCGGCTGCCAGGTCGGCACCTACCTGAGCGCGTACAAGCGCCTGCTCAAGGCCAAGGCCGACGCGCAGGGCGCGGCGACCGATGCCGATGCGAGCGACGATGACGCCATGCCGCTGCAGGCCGATCCTGACCACATCAGTCCGCTGGCCGCCAATGTGCCGGAAGCGGCGCGCGCGGCGAGCCTGCTCAACGACCAGCGCCATGCCTTCGACGCGATGGTCGAATACAACCCGGCGGTGCAGGCCGGCATCCGCCGCTGGCTCACCGACATGCGCCCGTCGCTGATGAACAGCTACGAGAACTACCAGAACCTGCGCGCGATCATGTGGCCGGAATGGGAAAAGCGCGGGCTGCCGGAGGCGCTGCTGTTCGGCATCATCGCCAAGGAATCCAATGGTCGCGTGCACGCCAATTCGCGGGTCGGCGCCGCCGGGCTGATGCAGTTCATGCCGGCCACCGGGCGCCGCTTCGGGCTGGGCCCGGACGGCACCGGCTTCGATACCCGCTACGACGCGCGCAGCGCCGCCGAGGCCAGCGCGGTGTACATCAACGAGCGCATGGCCGAGCTCAACCGCAGCATCGAATTGTCGCTGGCCGGCTACAACGGCGGCGAGGGCCGTGCCGCGCGCGTGTACAACCAGATGCAGGGGCGCAGCTTCTGGGATGCCCAGGTGTACAACCAGTTCCCGGCCGAGACCAAGGACTACGTGCCGATGGTGATCGCCGCGGCGTGGATCTTCCTGCACCCGCAGCAGTACGGGGTGGCGTTCCCGAAGATCAACGCGCAGCCGGCGACGCTGCGCCTGGCCAAGTCCACCACGATCTACGAGCTGACCATCTGCCTGGGCAGCGACGGCACCCGCGACGGCTACATGCGCGCGCTGCGCAACCTCAACCCGCGCTATGAACCCGATGGCTGGATCCCGGCCGGGGTCACCATCAACGCCACCACCAAGATCGTCGGCCTGTACAACCGCTATTGCGTCAGCGGCCCGCGTGCCGACCTGGCGCGCGCGCTGATCACCGCCGACGTCAACGCCGCGATCCGCAGTAACACGCCCGTGGTCGCCGATCCCACCGGCAACGTGGCGGTGGGCGACGTGACCCCGGTGGCCGGCGTGCCGACCACCATCGCCACCGGACGCCCGGCGCCGGTCAAGCCCAAGCCCAAGCAGGTGCGCAGCTACCGCGTGGCCAAGGGCGACACGCTGGGCCGCATCGCCGACCGCTACAGCTGCGACATCAAGCAGTTGGCCAAGGCCAACGGCCTGCGCGCGCCGGGCTATGCGTTGAAGCCGGGGCAGTCGCTGAAGATGACCGGCTGCGACAAGTAG
- a CDS encoding D-glycerate dehydrogenase, with amino-acid sequence MAESRPRVWVSQPLFDDVVARLGEHCALTTTADVTKYSQQELAAALAPLDGALVTLNERIGAAEIAGAPRLRAIANVGVGYNNLDLDALSAAGIVASNTPDVLTETTADLGFALLMAAARRITESERWLREGQWRQWSFQTMLGADVHGSTLGILGMGRIGQAIARRAAGFSMRVLYHNRSRLPAEVERAHAAEYVGFDELLVRADHLLLVLPYSPQSHHILDAAALAQMKPSATVVNIARGGLIDELALADALAHGRLAAAGLDVYEGEPAVHPELLALRNVVLTPHIGSASAATRRAMVALAVDNLLAALGLGADAGRPPNALNLDAIATGAGKGDGIIAGKKR; translated from the coding sequence ATGGCTGAGTCGCGGCCACGGGTGTGGGTCAGCCAGCCGCTGTTCGACGATGTCGTCGCACGGCTCGGCGAACATTGCGCGCTGACCACCACCGCGGACGTGACCAAGTATTCGCAGCAGGAGCTGGCCGCGGCGCTGGCGCCGCTGGACGGCGCGCTGGTGACGCTCAACGAGCGCATCGGCGCGGCCGAGATCGCCGGCGCGCCGCGGCTGCGCGCCATCGCCAACGTCGGCGTCGGCTACAACAACCTCGACCTGGACGCGCTCAGCGCGGCGGGCATCGTCGCCAGCAACACGCCCGACGTACTCACCGAAACCACCGCCGACCTCGGCTTCGCGCTGCTGATGGCGGCCGCGCGGCGCATTACCGAATCCGAACGCTGGCTGCGCGAAGGGCAGTGGCGGCAGTGGTCGTTCCAGACCATGCTCGGCGCCGACGTGCACGGCAGCACCCTGGGTATCCTCGGCATGGGCCGCATCGGCCAGGCCATCGCGCGCCGCGCCGCTGGCTTCTCGATGCGCGTGCTGTACCACAACCGCAGCCGCCTGCCGGCCGAGGTGGAGCGTGCGCACGCTGCCGAGTACGTCGGCTTCGACGAACTGCTGGTGCGCGCCGACCACCTGCTGCTGGTGCTGCCGTATTCGCCGCAGTCGCACCACATCCTCGATGCCGCCGCGCTGGCGCAGATGAAGCCGAGCGCCACCGTGGTGAACATCGCCCGCGGCGGCCTGATCGACGAACTGGCGCTGGCCGACGCGCTCGCGCACGGGCGCCTGGCCGCGGCCGGGCTGGACGTGTACGAAGGCGAGCCGGCGGTGCACCCGGAACTGCTGGCCCTGCGCAACGTGGTGCTGACCCCGCATATCGGCAGCGCCAGTGCGGCCACCCGCCGCGCGATGGTGGCGCTGGCGGTGGACAACCTGCTGGCCGCGCTGGGCCTCGGCGCCGACGCCGGGCGTCCGCCGAATGCGTTGAACCTGGATGCGATCGCGACTGGCGCCGGCAAGGGCGACGGCATCATCGCGGGCAAAAAACGATAG
- a CDS encoding SCO family protein, translating to MFNRNFGIVLVVALAAGLGLLLAQKYFGGGASAWPETRSVRLYPQPRALPDFHLRQSDGTPLVPGELKGHWTLVFLGFTACPDVCPTTLADLARAQKQWESIPDTLRPRVLFVSVDPERDTPARLGAYAHGFHKDTLAATADVPELERFATALGFVFQKVPGKHFQENPNDYSMDHSAAIAVLDPQGRQTGLIRPPFEPAAIAADLQALTKATAP from the coding sequence ATGTTCAACCGCAACTTCGGCATCGTCCTGGTGGTCGCCCTGGCCGCCGGCCTGGGCCTGCTGCTGGCCCAGAAGTACTTCGGCGGCGGCGCTTCGGCGTGGCCCGAGACCCGCAGCGTGCGCCTGTACCCGCAGCCGCGCGCCCTGCCCGACTTCCACCTGCGCCAATCTGACGGCACGCCGCTGGTGCCCGGCGAGCTGAAAGGCCACTGGACGCTGGTGTTCCTGGGCTTCACCGCCTGCCCGGACGTGTGCCCGACCACGCTGGCCGACCTGGCCCGCGCGCAGAAGCAGTGGGAATCGATCCCGGACACGCTGCGCCCGCGGGTGCTGTTCGTCTCGGTCGATCCGGAGCGCGACACCCCGGCGCGGCTGGGCGCCTACGCGCACGGCTTCCACAAGGACACCCTCGCCGCCACCGCCGACGTGCCGGAACTGGAACGTTTCGCCACCGCGCTGGGCTTCGTGTTCCAGAAGGTGCCCGGCAAGCATTTCCAGGAAAACCCCAACGACTACAGCATGGACCACTCCGCCGCGATCGCGGTGCTCGACCCGCAGGGCCGCCAAACCGGGCTGATCCGCCCGCCGTTCGAGCCGGCGGCGATCGCCGCCGACCTGCAGGCGCTGACCAAGGCGACCGCGCCATGA
- the aroC gene encoding chorismate synthase: MSANSFGTLLTVTTFGESHGPAIGCVIDGCPPGLELDATEFAHDLQRRATGKSRHTSARREADEVEILSGVYEGRTTGTPIGLLIRNTDQRSKDYTDIARQFRPGHADYSYWQKYGIRDPRGGGRSSARETTMRVAAGVIAKKWLAQRYGVRVRGYLSQLGPVLPQGFAWDAVEDNAFFWPHAAQVPELESYMDALRKSGDSIGAKVTVVADGVPPGWGEPIYGKLDGELAAALMSINAVKGVEIGDGFAVVAQKGTEHRDLIAPDGFQSNHAGGVLGGIATGQPIVASLAFKPTSSLRLPGATVDVDGQAVDVITTGRHDPCVGIRATPIAEAMMALVLMDQALRHRAQCGDVGSIAPHIPGGGDG, from the coding sequence ATGAGCGCGAACAGCTTCGGCACCCTGCTGACCGTCACCACCTTCGGCGAATCGCACGGGCCGGCGATCGGCTGCGTGATCGACGGTTGCCCGCCCGGGCTGGAGCTCGACGCCACCGAATTCGCCCACGACCTGCAGCGCCGCGCCACCGGCAAGAGCCGCCACACCTCGGCACGGCGCGAGGCCGACGAAGTGGAGATCCTGTCCGGGGTCTACGAGGGGCGCACCACCGGCACCCCGATCGGCTTGCTGATCCGCAACACCGACCAGCGCAGCAAGGACTACACCGACATCGCCCGCCAGTTCCGTCCGGGCCATGCCGACTACAGCTACTGGCAGAAGTACGGCATCCGCGATCCGCGCGGCGGCGGCCGTTCCTCGGCGCGCGAGACCACGATGCGCGTGGCCGCCGGCGTGATCGCCAAGAAGTGGCTGGCGCAGCGCTACGGCGTGCGCGTGCGCGGCTACCTGTCCCAACTCGGGCCGGTCCTGCCGCAGGGCTTCGCCTGGGACGCGGTGGAAGACAACGCATTCTTCTGGCCGCATGCGGCGCAGGTGCCGGAGCTGGAAAGCTACATGGACGCGCTGCGCAAGTCCGGCGATTCGATTGGCGCCAAGGTCACCGTGGTCGCCGACGGCGTGCCGCCGGGCTGGGGCGAGCCGATCTACGGCAAGCTCGACGGCGAACTGGCCGCGGCGCTGATGAGCATCAATGCGGTCAAGGGCGTGGAGATCGGCGACGGCTTCGCCGTGGTGGCGCAGAAGGGCACCGAGCACCGCGACCTGATCGCGCCGGACGGCTTTCAGTCCAACCATGCCGGCGGCGTGCTCGGCGGCATCGCCACCGGCCAGCCGATCGTCGCCTCGCTGGCGTTCAAGCCTACTTCCAGCCTGCGCCTGCCCGGCGCCACGGTGGACGTGGACGGGCAGGCGGTGGACGTCATCACCACCGGCCGCCACGACCCCTGCGTCGGCATCCGCGCCACCCCGATCGCCGAGGCGATGATGGCGCTGGTGCTGATGGACCAGGCGCTGCGCCACCGCGCGCAGTGCGGCGACGTCGGCAGCATCGCCCCGCACATCCCCGGCGGTGGCGATGGCTGA